A genomic stretch from Styela clava chromosome 5, kaStyClav1.hap1.2, whole genome shotgun sequence includes:
- the LOC144422866 gene encoding uncharacterized protein LOC144422866, whose product MVKPNESIDTIKNLIHDENEEYIPEQQILTYDKKTLSGKLDHYGVKNGDVLELKMAPITVNVKSFDGTSIPMEVTASNTVDELKTRVYNETEVLPRQQHMFLQTASKGNKRLTSGSLGSNGVKSGSKIHVAGANRGG is encoded by the coding sequence ATGGTTAAACCAAACGAAAGCATCGATACTATTAAAAACCTGATACACGATGAAAATGAAGAATACATTCCAGAACAGcaaattctgacatatgacaaGAAAACTCTATCGGGAAAGCTGGATCACTATGGTGTAAAAAACGGAGACGTTTTGGAGCTTAAAATGGCACCGATTACTGTTAATGTAAAGTCTTTCGATGGAACATCAATACCGATGGAAGTAACAGCTAGTAACACAGTGGATGAACTCAAAACAAGAGTATACAATGAGACAGAAGTATTACCCAGGCAACAGCACATGTTTCTTCAGACCGCCAGTAAAGGGAACAAGCGCTTGACAAGTGGGAGCCTTGGAAGCAACGGTGTTAAGTCCGGTTCTAAAATTCATGTTGCCGGCGCAAATCGCGGAGGATAA
- the LOC120344754 gene encoding uncharacterized protein LOC120344754, whose amino-acid sequence MKIFVVMLDGWRREISVNENTETVAHLKQTVVNELRNEQLTVDQIHLFFKESEITSDRLWIRDCGIRPGDTVNVVVRQRNFIRITVMHERRQIPLDVEHSELVQNLKIKIQEREGFSVDQQVLMFQGREINGRLNHSGVGDGSTLQLCFKKVQIFVRDFEGRSHTFEVHLTDKVQDFKKQVERKIGVTASQQRLEYAGRQLMDGQRLLDYGIQQNSTLELKGRLRGG is encoded by the coding sequence atgaaaatttttgttgtaatgTTGGACGGTTGGAGAAGAGAAATATCTGTTAACGAGAATACAGAGACAGTTGCCCATCTCAAACAAACTGTTGTGAATGAGTTAAGAAACGAACAGCTTACAGTTGATCAAATTCACCTATTTTTTAAAGAAAGTGAAATAACCAGTGATCGTTTATGGATCAGAGATTGTGGCATCAGGCCAGGCGACACAGTCAATGTTGTTGTCAGACAACGAAACTTCATTCGAATCACTGTGATGCACGAACGTCGACAAATTCCACTTGATGTTGAACATAGCGAACTTGTTCAAAACCTGAAGATAAAAATTCAAGAAAGGGAAGGATTTTCCGTTGATCAGCAAGTTCTTATGTTCCAAGGCAGAGAAATCAACGGGAGATTGAATCATAGTGGAGTTGGAGACGGATCAACTCTACAATTGTGTttcaaaaaagttcaaatatttgtcAGAGATTTTGAAGGCAGATCACATACGTTCGAAGTACATCTGACCGACAAAGTTCAAGATTTCAAAAAGCAAGTCGAAAGAAAAATTGGTGTCACAGCAAGCCAACAGCGTTTAGAATACGCTGGACGACAGCTAATGGATGGCCAAAGACTCCTAGATTATGGCATTCAACAAAATTCAACATTGGAGCTGAAAGGTCGACTTCGTGGCGGATAA
- the LOC144422872 gene encoding uncharacterized protein LOC144422872 — protein sequence MKIFLKKLDGWSSEVTVNEHTETVVQLKKTAIKALGNTQLTVDQIQLIFKGDKIVQENVRECGIKNGDAVMVVVKERSYIRIVVDIDGERIQLHVEESELVENLKSMIHDKKGFVIHEQVLMFNGMEIGNGRLSHFRVCDGSTVQLFFKTFNITVKNFDGKSHALQVRLSESVDDLKSKVKQKTGVMPNQQTLTHEGRTLQNQRFLREYGIHENSVVHLVGRLRGG from the coding sequence atgaaaatatttttgaagaaattagaTGGCTGGAGTAGTGAGGTTACTGTTAATGAACATACCGAAACAGTCGTGCAACTTAAAAAGACAGCTATCAAAGCATTGGGGAACACTCAACTTACAGTTGATCAAATTCAGCTGATATTTAAAGGGGATAAAATAGTCCAGGAAAATGTTCGAGAGTGTGGGATCAAGAATGGGGACGCCGTAATGGTTGTCGTCAAAGAAAGGAGTTACATTCGAATTGTAGTCGACATAGACGGTGAAAGAATCCAGCTACATGTTGAAGAAAGCGAATTAGTAGAAAATTTGAAGAGTATGATTCACGACAAGAAAGGCTTTGTGATACATGAGCAAGTTTTGATGTTCAACGGCATGGAAATCGGAAACGGCAGACTAAGCCATTTTCGTGTCTGCGATGGCTCAACAGTCCAACTGTTTTTCAAAACGTTCAACATCACAGTAAAAAATTTTGACGGGAAAAGTCACGCTCTACAAGTGCGCTTAAGTGAATCTGTCGACGATCTCAAAAGCAAGGTGAAACAAAAGACAGGTGTCATGCCAAACCAACAAACGTTGACGCATGAAGGCCGCACCCTGCAAAACCAACGATTTCTTCGAGAATACGGCATCCATGAAAATTCAGTTGTACACTTGGTTGGTCGTCTGCGAGGTGGGTAG
- the LOC144422871 gene encoding uncharacterized protein LOC144422871 codes for MKILLKKLDGWSREVIVNEHTETILQLKNTAIRALGNTQLTVDQIQLIFKGDKIVQEYVRDCGIENGDTVMVVVKERSYIRIVVDIDGERIQLHVEQSESVENVKNMIHDKKGFLVHEQVLMFNGMEIGNGRLNHFRVCDGSTVQLFFKTFNITVKDLNGKSHALQVRLSETVDDLNCKIKQKTGVMPNQQTLTHKGRTLQSQRLLREYGIHENSVVHLVGRLRGGWMD; via the coding sequence ATGAAAATACTTTTGAAGAAATTAGATGGCTGGAGTCGTGAGGTTATTGTTAATGAACATACCGAAACAATCCTGCAACTTAAAAACACAGCTATCAGAGCATTGGGGAACACTCAACTTACAGTTGATCAAATTCAGCTGATTTTTAAAGGGGATAAAATAGTCCAAGAATATGTTCGAGATTGTGGGATCGAAAATGGGGACACGGTAATGGTTGTCGTCAAAGAAAGAAGTTACATTCGAATTGTAGTCGACATAGACGGGGAAAGAATTCAGCTACATGTTGAACAAAGCGAATCGGTAGAAAATGTGAAGAATATGATTCACGACAAGAAAGGCTTTCTGGTACATGAGCAAGTTTTGATGTTCAACGGCATGGAAATCGGAAACGGCAGACTAAACCATTTTCGTGTCTGCGATGGCTCAACAGTCCAACTGTTTTTCAAAACGTTCAACATCACAGTTAAAGATTTGAACGGGAAAAGTCACGCTCTACAAGTGCGCTTAAGTGAAACTGTCGACGATCTCAACTGCAAGATAAAACAAAAGACAGGTGTCATGCCAAACCAACAAACGTTGACGCATAAAGGTCGCACCCTGCAAAGCCAACGCCTTCTTCGAGAATACGGCATTCATGAAAATTCAGTTGTACACTTGGTTGGTCGTCTACGAGGTGGATGGATGGACTGA